The proteins below are encoded in one region of Ostrea edulis chromosome 3, xbOstEdul1.1, whole genome shotgun sequence:
- the LOC125675288 gene encoding uncharacterized protein LOC125675288 isoform X4 yields the protein MDGFYAVTLLTIIWFSYFEMSGALRCLGRNGKFECCNGYRWNDTTKNCRCLPGYFGDNCTSHCSPGRYGEGCARVCTGCEKAICNVSYGCPVTTETTENKHEEVWQMISAVFSAGTFVAVITALTIKCVGRWRTTTGAASESKGPVLTNQNYQALNSKTVFSGMANVVISLNTTEKNFSVVMKTEESAAAFQLDGVAPNGITTSGNTWNGSEKVYESLQ from the exons ATGGACGGTTTTTATGCAGTAACTCTTCTGACAATCATTTGGTTTTCGTATTTCGAAATGTCAGGCGCTTTGAGGTGTTTAGG AAGAAACGGCAAGTTTGAATGCTGCAATGGTTATAGGTGGAACGACACGACAAAAAACTGCA GGTGTCTTCCCGGGTACTTCGGAGACAACTGTACCAGCCACTGTAGTCCTGGTCGGTATGGGGAGGGCTGTGCTCGGGTATGTACGGGGTGTGAGAAGGCTATCTGCAATGTTTCCTATGGATGCCCGGTCACAACAG AAACCACTGAGAATAAACACGAGGAGGTCTGGCAGATGATATCTGCCGTCTTCTCGGCTGGAACATTTGTCGCTGTCATCACAGCGTTAACCATCAAATGTGTTGGTAGGTGGAGAACAACTACCGGGGCAGCATCAGAGAGTAAGGGTCCCGTGTTAACTAACCAGAACTACCAGGCACTAAACAGCAAAACCGTCTTCAGTGGAATGGCAAATGTCGTGATCAGCTTAAACACAACGGAGAAAAACTTCTCAGTCGTCATGAAAACTGAAGAAAGTGCAGCAGCATTTCAGTTAGATGGTGTGGCGCCAAACGGTATCACAACTTCTGGGAACACGTGGAACGGAAGTGAAAAGGTCTACGAATCACTTCAATAG
- the LOC125675288 gene encoding uncharacterized protein LOC125675288 isoform X3 → MDGFYAVTLLTIIWFSYFEMSGALRCLGRNGKFECCNGYRWNDTTKNCRCLPGYFGDNCTSHCSPGRYGEGCARVCTGCEKAICNVSYGCPVTTEAPLAPLRQYQSTYLRLNLTETTENKHEEVWQMISAVFSAGTFVAVITALTIKCVGRWRTTTGAASESKGPVLTNQNYQALNSKTVFSGMANVVISLNTTEKNFSVVMKTEESAAAFQLDGVAPNGITTSGNTWNGSEKVYESLQ, encoded by the exons ATGGACGGTTTTTATGCAGTAACTCTTCTGACAATCATTTGGTTTTCGTATTTCGAAATGTCAGGCGCTTTGAGGTGTTTAGG AAGAAACGGCAAGTTTGAATGCTGCAATGGTTATAGGTGGAACGACACGACAAAAAACTGCA GGTGTCTTCCCGGGTACTTCGGAGACAACTGTACCAGCCACTGTAGTCCTGGTCGGTATGGGGAGGGCTGTGCTCGGGTATGTACGGGGTGTGAGAAGGCTATCTGCAATGTTTCCTATGGATGCCCGGTCACAACAG AAGCACCATTGGCACCACTTCGACAATATCAAAGCACTTATCTCCGTCTTAACCTTACAGAAACCACTGAGAATAAACACGAGGAGGTCTGGCAGATGATATCTGCCGTCTTCTCGGCTGGAACATTTGTCGCTGTCATCACAGCGTTAACCATCAAATGTGTTGGTAGGTGGAGAACAACTACCGGGGCAGCATCAGAGAGTAAGGGTCCCGTGTTAACTAACCAGAACTACCAGGCACTAAACAGCAAAACCGTCTTCAGTGGAATGGCAAATGTCGTGATCAGCTTAAACACAACGGAGAAAAACTTCTCAGTCGTCATGAAAACTGAAGAAAGTGCAGCAGCATTTCAGTTAGATGGTGTGGCGCCAAACGGTATCACAACTTCTGGGAACACGTGGAACGGAAGTGAAAAGGTCTACGAATCACTTCAATAG
- the LOC125675288 gene encoding uncharacterized protein LOC125675288 isoform X1 produces MDGFYAVTLLTIIWFSYFEMSGALRCLGRNGKFECCNGYRWNDTTKNCSTRCLPGYFGDNCTSHCSPGRYGEGCARVCTGCEKAICNVSYGCPVTTEAPLAPLRQYQSTYLRLNLTETTENKHEEVWQMISAVFSAGTFVAVITALTIKCVGRWRTTTGAASESKGPVLTNQNYQALNSKTVFSGMANVVISLNTTEKNFSVVMKTEESAAAFQLDGVAPNGITTSGNTWNGSEKVYESLQ; encoded by the exons ATGGACGGTTTTTATGCAGTAACTCTTCTGACAATCATTTGGTTTTCGTATTTCGAAATGTCAGGCGCTTTGAGGTGTTTAGG AAGAAACGGCAAGTTTGAATGCTGCAATGGTTATAGGTGGAACGACACGACAAAAAACTGCAGTACAA GGTGTCTTCCCGGGTACTTCGGAGACAACTGTACCAGCCACTGTAGTCCTGGTCGGTATGGGGAGGGCTGTGCTCGGGTATGTACGGGGTGTGAGAAGGCTATCTGCAATGTTTCCTATGGATGCCCGGTCACAACAG AAGCACCATTGGCACCACTTCGACAATATCAAAGCACTTATCTCCGTCTTAACCTTACAGAAACCACTGAGAATAAACACGAGGAGGTCTGGCAGATGATATCTGCCGTCTTCTCGGCTGGAACATTTGTCGCTGTCATCACAGCGTTAACCATCAAATGTGTTGGTAGGTGGAGAACAACTACCGGGGCAGCATCAGAGAGTAAGGGTCCCGTGTTAACTAACCAGAACTACCAGGCACTAAACAGCAAAACCGTCTTCAGTGGAATGGCAAATGTCGTGATCAGCTTAAACACAACGGAGAAAAACTTCTCAGTCGTCATGAAAACTGAAGAAAGTGCAGCAGCATTTCAGTTAGATGGTGTGGCGCCAAACGGTATCACAACTTCTGGGAACACGTGGAACGGAAGTGAAAAGGTCTACGAATCACTTCAATAG
- the LOC125675288 gene encoding uncharacterized protein LOC125675288 isoform X2, protein MDGFYAVTLLTIIWFSYFEMSGALRCLGRNGKFECCNGYRWNDTTKNCSTRCLPGYFGDNCTSHCSPGRYGEGCARVCTGCEKAICNVSYGCPVTTETTENKHEEVWQMISAVFSAGTFVAVITALTIKCVGRWRTTTGAASESKGPVLTNQNYQALNSKTVFSGMANVVISLNTTEKNFSVVMKTEESAAAFQLDGVAPNGITTSGNTWNGSEKVYESLQ, encoded by the exons ATGGACGGTTTTTATGCAGTAACTCTTCTGACAATCATTTGGTTTTCGTATTTCGAAATGTCAGGCGCTTTGAGGTGTTTAGG AAGAAACGGCAAGTTTGAATGCTGCAATGGTTATAGGTGGAACGACACGACAAAAAACTGCAGTACAA GGTGTCTTCCCGGGTACTTCGGAGACAACTGTACCAGCCACTGTAGTCCTGGTCGGTATGGGGAGGGCTGTGCTCGGGTATGTACGGGGTGTGAGAAGGCTATCTGCAATGTTTCCTATGGATGCCCGGTCACAACAG AAACCACTGAGAATAAACACGAGGAGGTCTGGCAGATGATATCTGCCGTCTTCTCGGCTGGAACATTTGTCGCTGTCATCACAGCGTTAACCATCAAATGTGTTGGTAGGTGGAGAACAACTACCGGGGCAGCATCAGAGAGTAAGGGTCCCGTGTTAACTAACCAGAACTACCAGGCACTAAACAGCAAAACCGTCTTCAGTGGAATGGCAAATGTCGTGATCAGCTTAAACACAACGGAGAAAAACTTCTCAGTCGTCATGAAAACTGAAGAAAGTGCAGCAGCATTTCAGTTAGATGGTGTGGCGCCAAACGGTATCACAACTTCTGGGAACACGTGGAACGGAAGTGAAAAGGTCTACGAATCACTTCAATAG